The genome window CAGGATGGCAGTGAGGATCAAATCAGGGAGCTACAGGTCCCACGGGAAGTCTTTCCGCCAACAGAGAATTTGGTTGTTAAACAGCACCTTAAAAGAAAAAAGGGTCCAATTTTCAGAAGCAAAGCGTAGTAGCAGAAGAACCAAGAACAATAGAAGGATCCTGACTAAATCAAGATTCAGTCGTAAGTTTTTCTTTGTTAGTGCTCAGTATTTTGAAGGATATACTCTGATATATCTGCAAAAAATATTAGTTTCTTCTGGTAATCCTCACAGGTTATATAAAGGCCTAGAAATACAGAAGAGGTCACAAAAGATACTCAATTTACCTTGTATACGGATCTTGGAAGCCCAAGTTCATCCACCGTCCTGGTTTGACAGCGGGCAACTCAACATTAACTGAGATTATTGGAAGAATGTTAGCATCTAGATTTTGCCAAAAGCAAAGAAATATTCCACAGAGCTAAATAAAAGTCTAAAAGAAAATCAATCAAGAGCAGTGCGAAGCGATCAGTACCAATGTGAGACCGCGAAGGAACAAGGCGGTGCCAGAGGCGAAGCAGCTCACTGAGATTATTGGAAGTATTCTGAATGTTAGCGTCTAGATTTTGCCAAAGCAAAGAAATATTCCACAGAGCTAAATAAAAGTCTAAAAGAAAATCAATCAAGAGCAGTGCGAAGCGATCAGTACCAATGTGAGATCCCGAAGGAACAAGGCGGTGCCAGAGGCGAAGCAGCTCATCATACGCGAAAGCGGAGGTGGCATCGTGCCTCGGGCTGCTTGGCATGGATCATGCCTTCCTCGGCGTGGGCACCGACGGTAACCCGAGCCTGCGGCACAAGAGTAGGTGCAACGCGACGATGAGGTCGTCGGAGCTGCTCACGAGCGATGGTGGCGTGGACGTCCCACGGCAGACGCAAGCATGGCGGTCCAGAGCCTCGGTGGGGGAGATGGGGCGGGGTCGCGCGCCCTAGCTCGTCCCCGACCGAGCCCCGGCATATAGGTTGCAGATCCAGCGCGTGCTAATGTTTGAGAGGGAGAGAGGACTCCAGCCCACGACGCCACAGTGACATCGATGGTGCATCCATGTTCAGAAGGAATCGACGAGGGACGGGGAGGGCAGGATGAGGAAGAGCAGCAGAAGCCGGAGGGGAGGTGGCGCCAGAGCCCGACGAGGTGGCGGAGCGAGCATAAGAGTCTGCGAGTGTTGGTggggcagggggcggctgggATTAGCGGGGCGAGACGGCGGTGGCAGCCTGAGCCGGAGCGTGAGAGTGAGCGGAGAGGCGAGGACGAGTTGGTGGCCGGAGCATGCGGTGGCAGCGGCAGCGAGCAACACAAGGTGGGCGAGGATGCACAATAGGAGCGCGTCGTCATCCGATGCCGTGCAGGACTCAAGAAGACGCTGggactaggggtggtaatggatcgtgatacaaatagttcttcacaaaatgtcaaggccctaaataaattatagtttaaaaatgactagaaataaagcccgatcctaacccgcttcgatccttaaatcttatagtgcaaaAATTATAGCCCATTGTCAGCCCTAGCTGGGACAGAGCGAGCGAGATGGCGGTCTCCGGAGGCTTCCAGCAAAACGTCGATGCCGTATACAAACCGATAGACGTTTCATGTGCAGCGTTGATGTGGCATCGAACGACTGATATTTAGAAGACGACGTGGCGCTCTGTATAGTCAGGTTTCCATCCGGCtttcatataataataatatatagaaATTCATATAATAGATAGAAATACGGTCCGGGTCCGCCAAAAGTACAGCTTTCTACTGGAAATGGAAGCACACATGCTTAAAAGGATAAAAAATTCAAACATGCCCAGTCACATGGACACACATGCCAAAACACCCCATCTGGCCCATATATAGCTTCCCAGCTCCGTAGGGTACAACGTTTTCTTTCTCTCACACATGGTACAACGGTCCGGGTCCGCCAAAAGTACAGCTTTCTACTGGAAATGGAAGCACACATGCTTAAAAGGATAAAAAATTCAAACATGCCCAGTCACATGGACACACATGCCAAAACACCCCATCTGGCCCATATATAGCTTCCCAGCTCCGTAGGGTACAACGTTTTCTTTCTCTCACACATGGTACAACAACTTCCTCACAACAAACATGAAAACCTAGAAAAAAAAGACAGGAGCCGGGGAGCCAGAGGAGGGCAGGGCGGTGGCGTCGACGATGAGCAAAGGAGTACTGATGATGTTGCTGGCAGCGACAGTGATCCTCCTGTGGCTGTCATTGGTGCTGCAACCGCTGATCTTTTCACTTCGTCCCTGCGGTGATGATGCTACTGCCCCCGCTGTGCATACTCTTCTCCGACCTTCACACTCAGTAACATCAAATGTCTGACTGCCAGATACTTAGTCCTCCTCTCGATCTTTATTCCCTATATATCAGTATGCTATTTCCTCGCCTTTATTGGTGGGTATACATATATATGATATGTACCATACAACATCGGAGTACATCAGTCAGGTGGCCCTGAGGAGAACTTCTGTTCTACCTTTCGAACCCAGCACCATCTTGGAATGAAGGGTGATAAATCAATGAAGAAATGGATGCTAACTAGTCATTTTTGTTGTGAAAAAGTATTTCCAAAATGTCGTGCCTGTGGTAGGCTGTACAGTAGTAAGCCAGCGGTGAGTACTGCTGCACCCGCAACAAAGCCAGGTGGCAGAGATGATGCCACACCGATATACGGCAGTGGTAGGGTGAAAGCGTAGATGGACAGCGGAACTGCACGAGAAAACCACCATTCCTGATCAGTTCATATACCATGCTACATCTTACATGCATACAATTATAAAAGGAATGTTGGTTTTCTGCTCTAAGCCAGCTTTTGAACTGTCCAAGGCTGAAGAGCTTTTCATTGTGTTCCTAATAAATGATATAATTCAACTGACTGCTGGCAGCACTAACAGGAAGCACCCAACATTGTGAAGTTAAATGAAACCAAAGCACAAAACTTGATGTGCTATCCGCTGATGTAAGTAAATTGGATGGTGCACTCAAGACAGTATGGAAACCTGAGAATGTAGAAGCCAAGGAAGATATGACTGCCGAGGAGATCTTTAGCAGGTGTAGTAATGATATATTGAATCCCATGTTAACCAACACAAATAGTAGTGGTAGTAGCGGCGCCCCTTCACAACCTGCACAGTTTAGAAGTTTATAACAATAAGTGAGATGCTTGTTCGGCATCCTTGTACGATTCCTTCTTATAAAAAAACAATTATAAGCTAATGCGGAAATTCAAATGAATCAGAATTGTGAAGGACAACTTGGTAGTAAAGAAACATCTTAACGAACATTGCTATTTTGAATCCATTGTTGTAACTACAACTATGAATTCTCACCACACTTATAAAGTTCAACTCAAACAAGCAGGTGGGTCTAGTTATTAACCACTATCAGAATGGTGGAAACTTCAGAAACTGAATATGAATGGTAAGAAAACATTAGTGATTTGTTCACTTTTAAGAAATGTCATGGTCTAAATTTACCTTACAAAGACAAAGATTTTTGAAGGACTAAAAAAGTAGCAATACCAGATATTGATCCCATATTTAAGAAGCAGGCTGCACCATCTTTAATGTACGTTGGTAACACACGGAATGGAACTCCCCATAACTTTGACAGGAAAGGAAGCAAGAGACACATAAAAAGAGCCTGAAATGGTAATTTGCTAATTATTATGGATGGATATATACTACAACCAAAGTATTAGATAATGGGATCATGTTCTTACTTGATAAGCAGAGCCGTATGAATTGACAACAAAAAGATCAACTGAGCCACACTAGAAACAAAAGAAGAAGAGTATCGAATTAAGAAAAAGGTCTGACAGAGATGAATGGCTATGAAGATTTGACAAATGGAAAGTCTACAAAATCATGGTAATTAATGGAAGTATACCTTCAGTTTCTTAGAAGCATCTAGAAATATGATTTCCTGCAAAATTAAACTTTAGTTGGATCAGGTGAAACTGATACTCTGGCAGCTAAAGCCCTGTGGTTAGGTAACTGATTTATTAAAATAGACTTGCTACCTTCAATACTGTGTCAGCAGCTTGGAGAAAGAACGATATTATCATTAGCAGTGGCCATAAAATTCCAGTACTTTTAAATGAAGCACTAGTACCAGATCCACTGCACATGGCAAAGTAAGATTCATGTTAAATCGTATTCATGTCAAGGCAAGAGATATCTGAATCAAAAGGAAGAATTCTGGTTTGACATTTGAAAATATAACTTGGCACAGCTTGCTCATGCTGCTGCTACACAGTTCCTTAATTCTCTATTATCTCGCTACAGCAGTGACAAGCAAATTAAGGTTTCTAAAACGATCCTGCGTTGAAACACTGTAAGCCATAACACAATTCCTTAACCCCAAATGCTATAGTTTCTAACCCTATTGCAATGAACAAAAAAGAAGCGTCCCAAATGTCAAAGATGATACTTTGCTGAAACATAGTATCAAAGCCTCCATCCGCAGGAGATATGGTTGAAAGATACTTTTTATAGCATGTGTGATTTCCATAATTGCAGATAGACGTTTTATTTTTCCAGCAGCAGAAATGTAGCAATTAATGAAGTATTGTGTACTGTAACACACATGCCACCAGATGGGGTATCTTCTGGATTTAACAGAAGGTTTGCTCAAGTGCCCTTTACGATGGCATCGTTGAAAAAAAGAACACAAGTTCATGGAATACAGCTGTGAAAATACATTCAGCAGCTTTGCTGGATGCTTAGAGACCCAAATGAGTTCATTAAGAGATTACTTGCCTTGCTACAGTTATTATGACACCAACGGTCACTAGAAAGCATCCTGCTATCTCATTAATTCTATAGCGCCTCTTCAAGAAAATAGCAGATAGAAGAAGCTGCCAGACAAGATAAGTCTGCAAAAAATTAATAAAGACATTAAGACAAGTGATTAGATCTGGCTAAACAAAGATTGTAATATAACACCGATAGTCTTCATAACCTGTGACAATATTGGTATTGAAGCCCCAGAAAGAACAGCTACTccaacaaaaacaaaacaaataaAACTGTGAGGAGAAACTTCATATAGTTCATGTCAAGTACACTTACTTTCACGAACAGACTACCTAACCAAACTCAAAAGCATCAGTACAGAAGTACAAGTGAAGGCGTGGAACTGTTAACCTCAAATTGACTACAACAATGTTCCTAGTTTTTTGTGCACATTGAGTGGCATAAgttattagaaaatctctaagagcATAGAGTTAATTGTGACTAACAGGTAGGCGGATGTTGCTTCAGTCATTACATGGCCACAAAAAAGACGAATCTGGTCTTGAGAAAATTACCTCCAGCTGCCATTCCTGCTGCTGCCGCAAAAGCCTCTAAGAGTCCTACAACTAGAAAAGGTTTCTGTGGTAGAGACAGCATCTCATCGGTGACAATGCCCGCTTGATATCGAAGATACAGGATCGAGAAATAGACAACTACATATCTGCCAAAATTAGAAGATTCAGAGCATGTTGTCAGAAACCAAGAAATAGTTCAAACAGAGTTTCACAGAAAAGATAATTTCAAATAATTAGTACACGAGTAAAATGTGTGATGTTGAACTATAACGGTAATGCCGGTCGATAATTGCTCTGGTGTCATTTTCTTTGATATCACAGTACCATCGTTCCAATTGCAGAGTAACAACCACAAAACCGTTAAGGAAGTACTGGTATTGTACACAACAGAGGTCAACGGTGCAGTTCAGATATGCAGACAATTTTATGCATTTTAAATACGGTAAGGGATtagtcaggaaatagaattatcgcAGCATGAGTAATTTTGTATATTGtggctaggggtggtaatggatcatgatccAAATGCACCTTCACAAAAAGTTAGGGCCCttaaataattttaattcaaaaaTGAATAGGAATAGAGCCCGAATTTAATCCGATTTGATTCTTAAAGTTTGTACTATAAAATCTAGAGGCCATTACCACCCTTAATTGCGGCTAATAAAAAACAATGCCATGTTTATGCAGACTATCAGCCTGATGGGCTGCACTCGTTCTGCTGCAGCTGCAGGCATGGTCCTACTCTACAGTACCAATACTTTGGATCGTTGAAGCTGCAGAGTATGTTGCAGCCAAATTATTCTAGTCATATTAGAAAGCTGAAATGTGAGAAATGTCAAATGGCATTGCGGAAGGGCAACGCATCCTGTTCTCAAAAGGGTTAATGTGCACATTTTAAATCTCGTTGCTTCACTTGATAAACAAAAGCATATGCCCAGATTTCTGGGTAGCGTGAACTATGAGTGTTGTTCTCTGTGCTACCGATGCATGCTTGTGCTCATTGGTTCACTAGTCGCTGATGCATAAGCATAACAATAAATCAATACAGTAAAGTTTCTGCTGCTATTTATGTACCGTATTTACATTATTTGCTTATACCCCAATTAACATGATATGAGGCCAGCTCATGAGCTATGTCTGGCACGAGGGAAAAAAAACACGGCAGCTTGCTGTCGCAGGACGGCATCCAGATTTAGCAACAACCAAAAAATCTCGCCCCGTTATTTATTCCACGAGGCACGTGGGACCCGAAATGATTCGCCATCAACAATAGCGCACGGCTTGACTTGACGGAGACGAATCTCTACTGTTGAAGCTTCCAAGCCCAAGCGAGCACTGCTCGATGCCTCGATCCGATCGGGCACAGCAGCAGCCAGCAGCACAGCGTGTGCGCCACATCTAGTACCACGACCGATCAATGCGGGCGCAAACGAAGCGAGAGGAAAGGGGGGAGGGGGGGGAGGCGCACGGACGCACCCGAACGTGGCGAACTGCGCCAGGAAGAAGGGGTACTCCCGGAGCGGCACGAGCGCGAGCTTGTAGAGGACGCGGTTCCCCGTGCCCATGGCGACGACCGCAGCGGCGGCGATGGCCACCTCCATCCCGGCGCTCCTCCCGGCGCCCGCGCTGctgctccccgcgacccgccccgCCGCCGCGCACCTTGTCGCGTCCCCCCTGCCCCTTCCAGGGCTCGTCCAGGCGTGTGCCGACGCCCACGGGTCCGCCGCGATCCACCGCGCGTGCGGCCGCGCCGCTGCGGCCAGCAGCGCCTCCCTCCTccgcagcggcagcggcagcatCAGCGCCGCCCCGTCGGCAGCGCGCGGCGCGGGGGCGCGGACCAGCAGCGGGCGGTGCCGCGCCGCGGAGGGGCGGCACGTGACGGGGGACGGCGCCATCCTCGGCGGGGTGGGTGGGAAGAGCCGGGACGGAACCGCCTGCCTGCGCGGCGGAGTGGCGCGATCGCTGCTGATTTTTTGTATGCGCCGGTGGTGGAATGGAATGCCTATAATGAAATGGGATGGCTGAGGAGGAAGATTCCCAGCGggggcggaggcggaggcggctcgtgcTGTTCTGCTTCGCCCCTGCTGCTTGTGTTCCCGTCCCGTTCTAAGTGCTCGTTTACTTTTTTTGTTTTTGGTGGTGGGTGCAGGCGTGGCGTggagggggcggcgcggcaacGCGAGCTTATTGGAGGGGAAAGCTTGTTTCTCTTCTGTTTCAATTTTGGCAGACTCGTTCATGTTTGCTGTCAGGTCCTTAGAAATTTTTTATTTGCATACATGAggcctgtttggttcggctttttctgagtagcttttctgaaaagctggctgtgggAGAAAAGCTGGCTCTGGGgaaaagctggtggttagaatttaCGTGTTTGGTTGGCCTGCTGTGGAGAAAAACTGTTGATGagaatctaggtgtttggatACGCGGATTCTCAGATTGCAGATTCTGTTTCAACAAACGATACACATAAACACCGAACCAACAAAAGGTCATTACATTATAATTAGTAGAGTTCATTACAACATAACTACCGTTACATGCACATATAAAACTACGACACTAATGCATTAGCTAGTGCATCTCGAAATGCACTCATATCTAACTCATCAGATGTGGTACTACTACTCTCACCTACGGGTACATcatgaccaaggctatttggTACAAGTTGATCAAAGTCTCTATCGTGTAGAGCACTGTCCCTAATGAAGTTATACAATGTCATACAAGCAATAATTATCTTCGATTGTTTCTTCAGCGAAAAAGAAgggagacttagaagaattctccACTTCATTTTCAGCACCCCAAACGATCGCTCTATAACGTTGCGTAGCGAAGAGTGTGCATAGTTGAATACTTCTTTACTACCAATAGGTTGCCTCACATTTTGCCATTCTGAAATGTGGTACTTCTAACCCTTATAAGGTGCAAGGTACCTCTTTCTATTTGGATAACCAGAATCCacaagatagtatttacctgcTCAAAACAAATATGAACTTAAATACATATGACATCAATTAATAACGTATGATACAAAAGTACATCATACTGATATACCTTCCGGTGGATGCGGGAACCTGTCTCCACAAGTTATCAAAGTATCTTGTAATACTCTAGTGTCATGCACTGAACCTGGCCAACCCGTGACAACAAATGTgaacctcatatcgaagtcacaAACGGCCATTACATTCTGTGATGTGTACCCGTGCCGACCAATATATTTGGCTTGCTCCGTGGCTGGGACAGACGCGGGAAAATGACTTCCATCAATTGCTCCTATGCAATCCTTGAAATGGGGCCAAAATCTTGTCTCTCGCAACCTAGGGTGAATCTCTATGAAATTTGGGTCCTTCAGCTTGATTACGTCTGAAGACATCTTATATAGTGCATTAAGGACTTCACTATACTTGCGACTAATAGTTTCCAAGGAGTGACCAAACTTATTCCTTATCTGCCTAAATGATTGTGGACCCCCACATGCCCACAAGAAAATACCTAGAGCTTCCGTTGTACTGACACCACGACTTGTGACTTCGatataagcacaatatataaGACACATATTCATGTATCATACATCAAACAAAGTTCACAGATTGACATTGTTCACAAACATACAACTCTGATTATTGAAATACATGTTCAACTCGAATAATTGGAAAATTGTGCCATGCGGAAAAGATGCGTACGACATGTTTATTTTGTAACACGGCTGCACCACGACAAGACTCATAATAGTGACGACAGTTTTACACTATAACATGAACAACaacatagtgaaagggaaatgtgcctttgggccatttctaagtattttggtgattgagtgcaaacacaagtgcttaaatgtgaaaatgtgcccatggttgaacaaagtgcaaatcacaagtaaaggtatgtttctaagccttagtacattggtttttgtgtactaatatcttgtctaagtgttagaaacaggaagaagaagaaaagaaaagaagtggagagtggctctgtacagccaaaggctgtttcgggctggggcaccgggcgcggagcaaaccagccgctctcgggtttttctccggcgacttcggctaaaattcaccggactgtccggtgtgcaccggactgtccggtgagccaacggtcggccgggccaacggtcggccgcgcgatccgcgcgcgacacgtggccgggccaacggtcggaaggaggcaccggactgtccggtgtgcaccggactgtccggtgcgccagatctgcaacggttggcaacggtcggctacgactgttatggaaacaaatcgggcaccggacagtgtccggtgtgcaccggactgtccggtgcgcccgacgacagaaggcaaggatggccttccagatttgttctcaacggctcctagctgccttggggctataaaagggaccccttggcgcatggaggagtacaccaagcattcctacaacattgctaagcaccaagacatcgattccgcgcatttgattcattgtgatagcatctagagctcttgttgagttgtgaactcattgtgttgcgttgcgagctcttgttgctgcttgtgtgcgtgttgttgctctgattttgagtcttgtgtgtgttgctagttccctccttactccgtatttctttgtgaatctcaagtgtaagggcgagaggctccaagttgtggagattcctcgcaaacgggatattgagaagaaaagcataacactgtggtattcaagttgatcattggatcacttgaaaggagttgagtgcaactctcgtccgttgggacgccacaacgtggagtaggcaagttttgtacttggccgaaccacgggataaatcactgtgtcttctctgtgttgaacctcTTGTGATTATCATCTTGTGAAAGATCTttgctctagccacttggcatcaactgtgctaacgcttaacaaagtttttgtggctataagtctgaattttacaggatcacctattcacccccccccctctaggtgctctcaattggtatcaaagtcgttctcttcaagaaagggactaatcgcccgaagagatggatcctaagggaaaggggatggtggtcgacaacaacgagaaggagtccatcttcaacgagccaaagaatgacaagtctaccgacttgggttcaagccacaagcgaaaagatgggaagaagaagaagacaaggcgcatcaaggagatcgtctactacgacagcgacgaatcctcttcttcccaaaaggacgacgaccacaacgactacgagaaaaggaaaccggttaattcgaacttttcttttgactactctcgtattccgcaaagttcaaattcgcatttgctccccattccacttggcaagccccctcactttgatggagaggactacggattttggagccacaaaatgcgtactcacttgttctctctccatcctagcatatgggagattgtagagagtggaatgcaatttgatagctcggatagccctatgattattaatgaacaaattcataaaaatgcacaagctactactgttctcttagcctctttgtgcagggaagagtacaataaggtgagcggcttggacaatgccaagcagatatgggacaccctcaagatctctcacgagggcaacgacgtcaccatgctcacaaaaatggaattggtggaaggcgaacttgggagattcgctatgataaggggggaggagccaacccaaacatacaatcggctcaagacccttgtcaacaagataaggagctatggaagcacgcgatggacggaccatgacgtcgtccgcctaatgctaaggtcctttaccgttcttgatcctcacctcgtaaacaatattcgtgagaatcccaggtacatgaagatgacgcccgaggaggtactcggaaaatttgtaagcgggcggatgatgatcaaggaggcgagatacgtcgacgacgctctaaacggtccaatcaacgagcctcaaccttttgctctaaaagcaacacgaagcaaggaggcgctacctagcaaggtggcacaaattgaggcggccggacttaatgatgaagagatggctctcatcattaaacgcttcaagacggtactaaagggtcacaaggggcagccaagcaagaccaagacaaaggggaagcgctcatgcttcaagtgcggtaagattggtcattttatcgctaactgccccgataatgatagtgaccaggaacagggaaataagagggaaaagaagaaaaattacaagaaggcaaagggcgaggcgcatctaggcaaagagtgggactcggactgctcctcttccgactccgacaatgaaggactcgccgccaccgccttcaacaaatcaaccctcttcccaaacgagcgtcacacatgccttatggcaagggagaagaaggtatgtactcggaactctacctatgcttcttcaagtgaggacgaatctagtgatgaggatgaagtagattactcatgtttgtttaagggcctagatagaaccaaggtagacaaaattaatgaattgattgatgccctgAATGAGAAGaacatacttttagaaaagcaagaggatttattgtatgaagaacatgataaatttgtagaagctcaaagatctcatgctctagaagttaaaagaaatgaaatgctttcttgtgaattatcttcttgtcatgatacaatttccaaattaaggagcattaatgatgatttgaatgctaagttagagattgctagtaaatccacctcttgtgtagaaaatgttgtagcgtgcactaggtgtaaagatattaacattgatgcttatagtgaacacctagcttgcatttcaaaattaaatgaagaggtagctagtcttaatgcccaacttaagactagcaaaagtgattttgagaaactaaaatttgctagggatgcctacacggttggtagacacccctcaattaaggatgggcttggcttcaagagggaagccaagaacttaacaagccataaggctcccattcccgctaaggaaaaagggaaggcacctatggctactagtgctaaaaagaaccatgcctttttgtatcatgataggagacatgcttatAGGAGtaacaatgcttatgatgtttttgattcttatcacatgattgcttctagctcttcttatatgcatggtagaaatatgtctaggaaaaatgctattcatcatgtgcctagaaagactgttattcatgctcctaggaaagtagtgaatgaaccttcaacaatttatcatgccttgaatgcttcctttgcaatttgtggaaaggatagaaaggtaattgctagaaagttaggggctaaatgcaagggtgataaaacttgcatttgggtccctaaggacatttgtgctaaccttgtaggacccaacatgagttgggtacctaaaacccaagcctaaat of Zea mays cultivar B73 chromosome 8, Zm-B73-REFERENCE-NAM-5.0, whole genome shotgun sequence contains these proteins:
- the LOC103636274 gene encoding protein CLT1, chloroplastic isoform X1 is translated as MNESAKIETEEKQAFPSNKLALPRRPLHATPAPTTKNKKSKRALRTGREHKQQGRSRTARAASASAPAGNLPPQPSHFIIGIPFHHRRIQKISSDRATPPRRQAVPSRLFPPTPPRMAPSPVTCRPSAARHRPLLVRAPAPRAADGAALMLPLPLRRREALLAAAARPHARWIAADPWASAHAWTSPGRGRGDATRCAAAGRVAGSSSAGAGRSAGMEVAIAAAAVVAMGTGNRVLYKLALVPLREYPFFLAQFATFGYVVVYFSILYLRYQAGIVTDEMLSLPQKPFLVVGLLEAFAAAAGMAAGAVLSGASIPILSQTYLVWQLLLSAIFLKRRYRINEIAGCFLVTVGVIITVASGSGTSASFKSTGILWPLLMIISFFLQAADTVLKEIIFLDASKKLKCGSVDLFVVNSYGSAYQALFMCLLLPFLSKLWGVPFRVLPTYIKDGAACFLNMGSISGCEGAPLLPLLFVLVNMGFNISLLHLLKISSAVISSLASTFSVPLSIYAFTLPLPYIGVASSLPPGFVAGAAVLTAGLLLYSLPQARHFGNTFSQQK
- the LOC103636274 gene encoding protein CLT1, chloroplastic isoform X2, coding for MNESAKIETEEKQAFPSNKLALPRRPLHATPAPTTKNKKSKRALRTGREHKQQGRSRTARAASASAPAGNLPPQPSHFIIGIPFHHRRIQKISSDRATPPRRQAVPSRLFPPTPPRMAPSPVTCRPSAARHRPLLVRAPAPRAADGAALMLPLPLRRREALLAAAARPHARWIAADPWASAHAWTSPGRGRGDATRCAAAGRVAGSSSAGAGRSAGMEVAIAAAAVVAMGTGNRVLYKLALVPLREYPFFLAQFATFGYVVVYFSILYLRYQAGIVTDEMLSLPQKPFLVVGLLEAFAAAAGMAAGAVLSGASIPILSQTYLVWQLLLSAIFLKRRYRINEIAGCFLVTVGVIITVASGSGTSASFKSTGILWPLLMIISFFLQAADTVLKEIIFLDASKKLKCGSVDLFVVNSYGSAYQALFMCLLLPFLSKLWGVPFRVLPTYIKDGAACFLNMGSISGIATFLVLQKSLSL